The following coding sequences are from one Hymenobacter sp. DG25A window:
- a CDS encoding methylmalonyl-CoA mutase family protein has product MHPAPVAPYKPQNHIRIVTAAALFDGHDAAINIMRRIIQSSGAEVIHLGHNRSVQEIVDCAIQEDAQAIAITSYQGGHNEYFKYMHDLLKERGAGHVKIFGGGGGVILPTEIAELQKHGITRIYSPDDGRAMGLQGMINDLLKQSDFPTGQHLNGEVEHVKEKDARSIGRLISAAENFPQEFERVKGQLISDFQQAEGGADQRVNPASSVKKAPILGITGTGGAGKSSLVDELVRRFLLDFPDKTIAIISVDPSKRKTGGALLGDRIRMNAINSPRVYMRSLATRQSNLALSKYVQDAVDVVRAADFDLIILETSGIGQSDTEIIEHSDASLYVMTPEYGAATQLEKIDMLDFADVIALNKFDKRGALDALRDVRKQYQRNHQLWNQPLDEMPVFGTIASQFNDPGMNRLYRAILATVEAKTGVPFASHLETSKEDSEKIYIIPPHRTRYLSEIAETNRQYDQWVQKQADTAQQLFGIRQAIGAVQSLGNTSVGGSGTGSSGNGLGSGALVAGLESTFEEVKLRLDGQNWKLLETWPQKVKSYRDPEFIFKVRDKEIRIKTHTESLSHLQIPKVSLPRYTAWGDLLKWQLQENVPGEFPYTAGVFPFKREGEDPTRMFAGEGGPERTNRRFHYVSAGLPAKRLSTAFDSVTLYGEDPDHRPDIYGKIGNAGVSVCCLDDAKKLYSGFNLANPMTSVSMTINGPAATIAAFYMNAAIDQQCELYIKEHGLEDEVSQKIDQIYAEKGVGRPIYQGELPAGNDGLGLMLLGVTGDQVLPADVYHTIKTRTLAQVRGTVQADILKEDQAQNTCIFSTEFALRLMGDVQEYFIKEKVRNFYSVSISGYHIAEAGANPITQLALTLSNGFTFVEYYVSRGMSVNDFAPNLSFFFSNGIDPEYAVIGRVARRIWAKAMKLKYNADARSQMLKYHIQTSGRSLHAQEIDFNDIRTTLQALYAIYDNCNSLHTNAYDEAITTPTEESVRRAMAIQLIINRELGLAKNENPLQGSFIIEELTDLVEEAVLLEFDRITERGGVLGAMETMYQRGKIQEESLYYETLKHTGEFPIIGVNTFLSSKGSPTVIPAEVIRATEEEKQFQITQLQTLHARNEGTAEQRLKQLQQVAVANGNLFDELMETVKFCSLGQVTNALFEVGGQYRRNM; this is encoded by the coding sequence ATGCATCCAGCTCCCGTAGCTCCGTATAAGCCTCAGAACCACATCCGCATTGTAACGGCTGCGGCCCTGTTTGATGGGCACGATGCCGCCATCAATATCATGCGCCGCATTATCCAGAGCAGCGGCGCCGAGGTTATTCACCTGGGCCACAACCGCTCGGTGCAGGAAATTGTAGACTGCGCCATTCAGGAAGATGCCCAGGCCATTGCCATTACCTCCTACCAGGGCGGCCACAACGAATACTTTAAGTACATGCACGACCTGCTCAAGGAGCGCGGGGCGGGCCATGTGAAGATATTTGGCGGCGGCGGCGGCGTAATTCTGCCCACCGAAATTGCGGAGCTGCAGAAGCACGGCATCACGCGCATCTACTCCCCCGACGACGGCCGCGCCATGGGCCTGCAGGGCATGATTAACGACCTGCTCAAGCAGTCTGACTTCCCCACCGGCCAGCATCTGAACGGCGAAGTAGAGCACGTAAAAGAGAAAGATGCCCGCAGCATTGGCCGCCTGATTTCTGCCGCCGAGAACTTCCCCCAGGAGTTTGAGCGGGTGAAAGGCCAGCTGATTTCCGATTTCCAGCAGGCCGAGGGCGGCGCCGACCAGCGCGTGAATCCTGCTTCTTCCGTTAAGAAAGCCCCTATTCTGGGCATCACCGGCACCGGCGGGGCCGGTAAGTCTTCCCTGGTAGATGAGCTGGTGCGCCGCTTCCTGCTCGACTTCCCGGACAAGACCATTGCCATTATTTCCGTAGACCCCAGCAAGCGGAAGACCGGCGGCGCCCTGCTCGGCGACCGGATCCGGATGAATGCCATTAACTCGCCACGGGTGTATATGCGCAGCCTGGCCACGCGCCAGAGCAACCTGGCCCTGAGCAAGTATGTGCAGGATGCCGTGGATGTGGTACGCGCCGCCGACTTCGACCTCATCATTCTCGAAACCTCCGGCATTGGTCAGTCCGATACCGAAATTATTGAGCACTCCGATGCCAGCCTGTATGTGATGACGCCCGAGTACGGCGCGGCCACGCAGCTGGAGAAAATCGACATGCTTGATTTTGCCGACGTTATTGCCCTCAATAAGTTTGACAAGCGCGGCGCCCTGGATGCCCTGCGCGACGTGCGCAAGCAATACCAGCGCAACCACCAGCTCTGGAACCAGCCGCTGGATGAGATGCCCGTGTTCGGAACCATTGCCTCCCAGTTCAACGACCCCGGCATGAACCGCCTCTACCGTGCTATTCTGGCTACGGTAGAAGCTAAAACGGGTGTGCCGTTTGCCTCTCACCTCGAAACCAGCAAAGAGGACTCGGAGAAGATCTACATCATTCCGCCTCACCGCACGCGTTACCTCTCAGAAATAGCCGAAACCAACCGCCAGTATGACCAGTGGGTTCAAAAACAAGCTGACACTGCTCAGCAGCTCTTCGGAATCCGGCAAGCCATCGGAGCCGTCCAAAGCCTCGGAAACACCTCCGTTGGAGGATCTGGCACCGGGAGCAGCGGCAATGGACTCGGATCAGGAGCACTCGTGGCCGGCCTGGAGAGCACCTTCGAGGAGGTCAAGCTCCGTTTGGATGGGCAAAATTGGAAGCTCCTGGAGACCTGGCCGCAAAAGGTAAAATCCTACCGCGACCCGGAGTTCATCTTTAAGGTGCGCGACAAGGAAATCCGCATCAAAACGCACACCGAAAGCCTCTCCCACCTCCAGATTCCGAAAGTAAGCCTGCCGCGCTACACGGCCTGGGGCGATTTGCTGAAATGGCAGCTGCAGGAAAACGTGCCCGGTGAGTTCCCCTACACGGCCGGCGTTTTCCCCTTCAAGCGCGAAGGCGAAGACCCCACCCGCATGTTTGCCGGCGAAGGCGGCCCCGAGCGCACCAACCGCCGCTTCCACTATGTATCGGCGGGCCTGCCGGCCAAGCGCCTGAGCACGGCTTTCGACTCCGTGACGCTGTACGGCGAGGACCCCGACCACCGGCCCGACATCTATGGCAAAATTGGCAATGCCGGTGTAAGCGTGTGCTGCCTCGATGATGCCAAGAAGCTGTATTCCGGCTTTAACCTGGCCAACCCGATGACGTCGGTGTCTATGACCATCAACGGTCCGGCTGCCACCATTGCCGCGTTCTACATGAATGCCGCCATTGATCAGCAGTGCGAGCTGTATATAAAGGAGCACGGGCTGGAAGACGAGGTCAGCCAGAAGATTGACCAGATCTACGCTGAGAAAGGCGTGGGCCGCCCCATTTACCAGGGCGAGCTGCCGGCCGGCAACGACGGCCTCGGCCTGATGCTGCTGGGCGTAACCGGCGACCAGGTGCTGCCCGCCGACGTGTACCACACCATCAAAACTCGCACCCTGGCGCAGGTGCGCGGCACCGTGCAGGCCGATATCCTGAAGGAAGACCAGGCCCAGAACACCTGCATCTTCTCCACGGAGTTTGCCCTGCGCCTGATGGGCGACGTGCAGGAATACTTCATTAAGGAGAAGGTCCGTAACTTCTACTCGGTGTCTATTTCCGGCTACCACATTGCCGAGGCGGGCGCCAACCCCATTACGCAACTGGCCCTCACGCTCAGCAACGGCTTCACGTTTGTGGAGTACTACGTGAGCCGCGGCATGAGCGTGAATGACTTCGCGCCCAACCTGTCGTTCTTCTTCTCCAACGGTATCGACCCCGAGTACGCGGTAATTGGCCGCGTGGCGCGCCGTATCTGGGCCAAGGCCATGAAGCTGAAGTACAACGCCGATGCCCGCTCGCAGATGTTGAAATACCACATCCAGACCAGCGGCCGGAGCCTGCACGCCCAGGAAATCGACTTCAACGATATCCGCACCACGCTGCAGGCCCTCTACGCCATTTACGACAACTGCAACTCCCTGCATACCAACGCCTACGATGAGGCCATTACCACGCCCACCGAGGAATCGGTGCGCCGGGCCATGGCTATTCAGCTCATCATCAACCGGGAGCTGGGTCTGGCCAAAAACGAAAACCCGCTGCAGGGTTCCTTCATCATTGAGGAGCTGACGGACCTGGTGGAAGAAGCCGTGCTGCTGGAGTTTGACCGCATCACGGAGCGCGGCGGCGTGCTGGGCGCCATGGAAACCATGTACCAGCGCGGCAAAATTCAGGAGGAAAGCCTTTACTACGAGACCCTGAAGCACACCGGCGAATTCCCCATCATTGGCGTGAATACCTTCCTCTCCTCCAAAGGCTCCCCCACGGTCATCCCGGCCGAGGTAATCCGCGCCACGGAGGAGGAAAAGCAGTTCCAAATCACGCAGCTCCAGACCCTGCACGCCCGCAACGAGGGCACTGCCGAGCAGCGCCTAAAGCAGCTACAGCAAGTAGCCGTAGCGAATGGCAACCTGTTTGATGAGTTGATGGAAACGGTGAAGTTCTGCTCGCTTGGTCAGGTGACCAATGCTTTGTTTGAGGTGGGTGGTCAGTATCGCCGGAATATGTAG
- a CDS encoding REP-associated tyrosine transposase — protein MSEKYKIHDSQQLYFVSFATVNWIDVFTRRLYNDIFVESLRYCQQHKGLELYAWCLMTNHAHLIISSETANLSSILRDLKRHTSKTILKAIQENEQESRREWMLWLFERAGQRNSHNEHYQFWQQNSHPIELPSNELRRQRLEYLHRNPVAAGFVDAPEDFLYSSARNYAGRPGLLDVLFIS, from the coding sequence ATGAGTGAGAAGTATAAGATTCACGATTCGCAGCAGCTCTATTTCGTCAGCTTTGCTACCGTCAACTGGATAGACGTATTCACGCGGCGCCTGTACAATGATATTTTCGTGGAGAGCCTGCGCTACTGTCAGCAGCACAAAGGACTGGAACTATATGCCTGGTGCCTGATGACTAACCATGCCCATCTCATTATAAGTAGTGAAACCGCCAACCTTTCGTCCATCCTGCGCGATTTGAAGCGCCATACCTCCAAAACTATTCTGAAGGCCATTCAGGAAAATGAACAGGAAAGCCGGCGGGAATGGATGCTGTGGCTATTTGAGCGAGCCGGGCAACGTAACTCGCATAACGAGCATTATCAGTTCTGGCAACAGAACAGCCACCCAATAGAGCTTCCTTCCAACGAACTCCGACGCCAGCGGCTTGAGTATCTGCACCGCAACCCCGTGGCCGCAGGATTCGTGGATGCACCGGAAGATTTTCTTTACAGTAGCGCCCGTAACTATGCCGGGCGACCTGGTTTGTTGGACGTGCTTTTCATCAGTTAA
- a CDS encoding RelA/SpoT domain-containing protein, whose protein sequence is MAYYSKPEYSRREVNRAGEILISDDATLAEKDNALLIINNWRTSHNFPLNTFQKRLRRTAKSINNDSLVAQRIKRLASIKLKLERFPGMNMAQIQDIGGCRAILKDVTEVDKLVNIYKHGSRGIKHKIHKEQDYIDSPKPSGYRGIHLIYKYRSDKDKDYDDMRIEIQVRTLMQHAWATAVEIVGTFIKQSLKSSQGEEDWLRFFALMGSAMAISEGKPTVPDTPDDIKQLRQEITRLANKLDVVGHLTTFRKSIEVLGGERRLSNAHYYLIELDPAAGRVIIKSYAQTQLATASADYLLLEKRIANDTRDAVLVSADSVEALKLAFPNYYLDADFFLEQLRQFTTTGQLSLF, encoded by the coding sequence ATGGCCTATTACTCAAAACCAGAATACTCACGTCGAGAGGTGAATCGTGCTGGAGAAATTCTTATTTCAGACGATGCGACGTTAGCTGAAAAGGATAATGCTCTATTAATCATTAATAACTGGAGGACTTCTCACAACTTTCCTTTGAATACATTTCAAAAAAGGTTGCGACGAACCGCAAAAAGCATCAATAATGACAGTCTAGTTGCTCAACGGATTAAGCGCCTTGCCTCGATTAAATTAAAATTGGAGCGGTTCCCCGGCATGAACATGGCGCAAATCCAAGATATAGGTGGCTGCCGCGCCATTTTAAAAGATGTAACTGAAGTTGATAAGCTTGTAAATATTTATAAACATGGAAGTAGGGGCATAAAGCACAAAATTCATAAAGAGCAAGATTATATAGATAGCCCTAAGCCATCGGGGTATAGGGGTATTCATTTAATATATAAATATCGAAGTGACAAGGATAAGGATTATGATGACATGCGCATCGAAATTCAAGTCCGAACATTGATGCAACATGCCTGGGCAACTGCTGTCGAGATAGTAGGTACGTTTATAAAGCAATCCTTGAAGTCCAGCCAAGGGGAAGAAGATTGGCTGCGTTTCTTTGCTTTGATGGGCTCAGCAATGGCTATTTCTGAAGGAAAGCCAACTGTCCCCGATACCCCAGATGATATCAAGCAACTCCGGCAAGAAATAACAAGATTAGCAAACAAATTAGATGTGGTGGGCCATCTGACAACATTTAGAAAATCTATAGAAGTTTTGGGAGGAGAGCGTCGCCTTTCTAACGCTCATTATTACCTTATAGAATTAGACCCTGCGGCTGGACGAGTGATAATAAAGTCCTATGCGCAAACGCAGCTAGCCACCGCTTCAGCAGATTATCTGCTTCTTGAAAAAAGAATTGCAAATGACACCCGTGACGCAGTTTTGGTTTCAGCCGACTCCGTTGAAGCGCTTAAGCTTGCCTTCCCCAACTACTATCTTGACGCCGACTTTTTTTTGGAACAACTTCGCCAATTTACCACCACAGGACAACTTTCTCTTTTTTAA